AGTATAATGGCCCACCAGCGTCTATTAGCCTAGAGGAGAGACAATGTAGGAGTCACCTATCTATACGTGTGTATCTTTTTATTATAAATCTATTCCTAATTTCTAAGAGAAATTTATGGAATGACTAAACAATAAACACCTATATAAAAGTATCTCTCAAGTTTCCATATGCGTATGTTATGAAGCTTTTGAATCTATTCCTAATTTCTagagaaataaaaattatagaACAACTAAACAATAAGTACCTGTGATGCGTGAAttcgtttttagtttttaggaAACAATTAAGGAACAACTAAATAGTGGAAACATGAAACAAAGGAACTATCAATTCCTTTCTAATTTACAgggaaaaaaagttaaaaatgaattaattgaCTTTAAACTTACAGATACTTAtcccaaaattttaaaacttgtaagaaatttattttagtTAAAGTGTTAAGCTATACATAAAGTTATGATTTGTTAAAAAATCTTATAGTACATCTCTACCTCCAGAAGAAGAATAACCATACTCAAATCTCGTAAAACATTTCCAACAAACTATATATAACGATTCTTAGAAATGTGCAATGAAGTCATACAAAATCAACAAGTATTTTATCctgggatttttttttcccacaagTCATACAGGTTAATTAACAACTCAATATGTGTAtttatatttgtttaattttttggatATTATTACTACTTTTGTTCTCTGTTGAATaccattttataattttatctATGGATTTATTTTTTATCTAACATAGAGACAATATATGTTAACTATCCATAATGAGATTCTAGTATATGTAATTCATTGAAGTCTATGCAGTATTTGCACGAATTTAACTTCTGTGATAATTGAATCTTTTCAAGTAGGTGATGGAAaaatattaaagaagaaaatcGGTATTTATGTCGAAATAGTTTTGTTATTTTATATTAGAATTCAATAAATATGGCACTTaatgataaaatttttttaatgtaaccagcaaattttttttttaaagaaaattacTCTACAAACTTTGTCACCGGCCCTCGCCCATGTATTGAGCACCGACAATACCAGATAAAAATCACAATACCTCCTCTGTCTCAACGGAGAAAAAAGAATTGGGAAGTTGGAAGCAGCCAAATTTCTCCAGAAATATTGGAATAAGATCAGACCATGAAAACTTGAGCTAATGCTTAATTTTAAGCAAGGGCTAGAGACGAGACATGGCACTGACGAGGAAGGTTTGACTCCCGAATATTAGAGCATTTTTCTAAAAggatcaaaatttcaattttaatccTAAAAAGCGTGAGGAAACTAGAAACAAGTAGGGATTTGGTTTCCTTTTCCACATAAGCCAAAAGGTAAGAACTACTCCATATAAAACGGTTTCATCACATACAGCAGTGTCTTTTTCTTTAGTagttcccctttttcttttcttttcttttctttctttcttccttctcttcAACCGAAGCAGTTTACGAAATCCTGAAGCAGTTAGCCATGGAGAAAACATCGAATTGGGGATCCCTCACAGACCTCCTCCTGGATTCAATTCTTAAGAAGTTGGTTTCCCTCATCGATTACGTCCGCTTCAGTGCCGTCTGCAAGCATTGGTGCGCCGTAGCAGCAGATCCAAACATGGAAAAGTTACATATTGAAACTTCTGCAAATAATCAACTCCCCCTCCTGATGATTCCAACAATAAAGGGTAGTGGCAAAACCCGTACCTTGTACAACTTAAGTCATGGCAAAGCCAATTACGACGTGGAATTATCAGTGCCCCTCCACAGAAGATGTTGTGGTTCTTCCCGTGGATGGTTAGCGTTTGCCATGGATGATCTTTCCATCACTCTTTTCAATCCTTTCACCGGTGCACGAATTGATCTACCTCGTCTCGTCCTAAAAACCCCTGATTACGATGCTGAGTATTTTGTAAAAAAGGTGGTTTTGTTAGCCAATCCAATTACAAATCCAGAATATGAGGTAGCTGTCATATATGGTGATATGCACCAATTAGCATTCATCAAAGCTGGTTATGAGAAGTCTTGGAGTTTTATTGAACTTGATTATTGGAAAATCACAATAGAAGATTTCGTTGCCTCAAAAGAATTTGTTGTCTCAGATGTTATATATCATAAGGGAATTATCCGTTGCGTGAACTATCATAACAGAATTAGCAATGATACTCAGGCAAGGCTTCTATCGATAGAACCtgttggatattttaataaaaaatatcacatatttattttgaattcaaattaaataaattacaaattcattaaataaattttcagttacaaattgaaacatttaaatgTGTAACTTATCAGATTTATGTCTTGTTTTTGTAACTTATGTAATGATTAGGTTTTATGAATtcatttagtaattttttacCGTTATACAATGAATCTAGACTTTTCAATTTGTAACTGAAATATGAGGTGTTAATTCCTATTAATGTTGGAATTCTAATATTCCTAATTTCTTAGCCTATATATAAGGCATCTATCAACCAAACCAAATATATACTTTGCTATCTCTATACTACCTTCTATTTTTCCTCCACTACTATAAGAGTTTATAGGGCAAAGAACAGTGTTAGTGTGAGGTTTCTGTCTTACTCCAATAGTGTAGATTGGAGTAGACTACAGTGTGTAAAAGGCTGGGCTGTTGTATCCTGGAGACGACGTGTTGAGACCTACTACACCGGAGGATACTCCGTAGGGGCGCGAATCGTCTTAAAGAGAGCGACCTAGTCCGCGCCTCAACCCATGCCAAATCAACATTTTTATGgtacaaattatttgcatttttaaAGCAAGATTAAGGtatgaatttttgttaatttatttgttaaattttattagagaaattattgtgacttatatgatttattttggtCTAGAACCAACAGAACCAGTTCCGTGAGGAAACAACGAACAAAAAGCTTTGGACCAGGGGTTTTAGACAACAGAGTAAGAGCAGATTTGCTTGAAGTTAAAACAAACTTGGTTGAATCTTCGGGTGGGAAATTGTTGGTTTTAAGATGATTTCGGTCATTAGATGGTGAAATGTTAGGCTTGACCTCAAAGTTCAAAGTTTATAAGGTTAAAGGGAAAGGAATATTCAAGGCTGAAAAGGGTGAAGAACTTAGGTGGTGATGCCTTGTTCTTGGGTGACAATCATTCCATGTCCGTTTTAGCTTCTGAATTCCCAGGATGTCGGCCAAACTTGATATACTTCACCGATGACTATATTGAAAACTTTTACCGCTACGGGCCTCGAGACATGGCGATCTTTAACTTGAAGGATGAAAGCATCGAAAGCCATTATGTGCCGAATCTTATGGACAAAATAATGCCACCACCGGTATGGATCACACCCACGCCAGCAATTTCCAATTCCGCTGAAGAAACTTGGTCAGAGTACGGGGAAAAGGAAACagagaagaaaggaaataaagaaGAAACTCTTGAATGCCAAATTGCTTGAAGATGACTAAACATGAGATTCTCTTATTCCTCCTTTTACTTTGAGTATTTTTTTTGCAGAAGATTTTTTATTGTAAGGTTTAGTGGTGCTTTACTGTTTAGTTAATGTTTTTTCAACAAGATATTCATTTAAATTATGACTGACTTTTCAAATTGGAACTGTAGCAGTTGATTGCTCTTAACACATATTGGACAATTTAACATGTGATCTTGTCTTGCTTTTGACTTTGCTACTTTGGTTTGTGGTAAACTTGCTATTCTGTTCAGCTATAAATTGTGCATTGTGAGTATTTGTCGAATTTCTTTTGTTCACAACTGATCTCTTACCGCATGATATCTGTACATGCATTCtgtgtttctttttcttctgtcTATACaaatgtttatttttttgtattaaATATAAACCATAATATATGTCTTTAGAGAACTCAGACCATGCATTATATACATCATTGGGTCAAAGTAACCAGTCCAAATAAATCCTGGATAGGGACAAGGACTTCATCATTTTGAATAAGCAAGAAAGCAGATCATTTTAATTGCTGGCATTGATGCATAATGAAGTTAACTGCTCTTCGATCATGCGTCTGGTTGAGAAATGAAGCAAATAATTCTTGCTTAGCAGCAGAGGTAGGTCTCACTGTATGTCAACAACCACTAATTTGAATTCACTCACAGAAAGTCGATTTTAAGGTAGCTTTAAAGAACAACTGGAGTTCCTTACAGTCTTACACTGAATTTACCACTTTTATGCAGACTAGATATTAATCAGgggactttttttttccctaactTTAAAGAGGATCGATAGTGGTAACGAGAAATTTCTAAATTtatgatgaaatttaaaatttttctacaaatggGGCTTTTTGAATGTAGCATTCTGTCTAAGTGATGTTCACATTTGCCAAATGCGAGCTCACTTTTGCCAAATGCCAAATGCTGCGAGGATAATGGATGGCATCGGAGATCAGAACTTTCCGTTTGCCATCGATCACTAAAGCACGGTGATCCAACGTAACATTGGCAGTGAACGACGCCAAAGCGGCGGAaagaaaaacaattatgaaCAGGAACAACACCATTGTTGTTGTTCTTCTCATTTTCTGCAAATTTAGCTCCTTcgttctacttttttttttttggtttaaaaaaaatgctagTAGTTCGACTTGGAGGATATTCAAATGGTAAGTAATTAATACTAATAAATTGGAATTTTAATGGCGGGTATAAATTTCAGTAGCAGAAATAGACGGCTTTAAGAAGGGAATCGAGAGGAAATAGAGGAGTGAAGGCAGGCAGCTGTGGTGAGTGGGGAAGGTTGCCTGACCTCGCATTTGTCAAATGCGAGGTCTgaagcaaaatttttttttttttagatttttgcaGAATCAGAAATTCAATAATAAATCGCATTTGCTGAATGCAGGCTCAGTATTTGAGGGGTTGTTTGTGTTGGGGTTTCTAAGAATAGGTAGTTCGCATTTGTCGAATGCAAGCGCACTGTGGGCCCCCCTGTCCTGCCGTACTCTTTTGCCACGTTGATCCACTGGGCCATTTAAAATGTTATTGGGTTCGGCCACGTGAGCTCGCATTCGGCAAATGCGAACTACCTATTCTTAGAAACCCCAACACAAACAACCCCTCAAatagaaaactttttttttttcataatagtTTTAGAATTTTCTGTAGTGGCAACAGGTGACCCTTGATGACTCTAACTGATGATCTCTTGGTTACAAGTGAAGTGCTTTACCTACTGGACCTTGCTTCGTAGTCATCAACCATGGGGCTTACTTATATTAAAGATTAAACATATGTCCTTGTTGAGTCTCATGCCGTATCTTCAAACAATATGTCAGAactacaatttcaaatttattaGAGTCAAAAGGTTTAGCATCAAAACTAGTAGCTATTCCTGCTGGTCCTGCTGGTATATTCAACCGCATTGCATGTACTTTCCTATCAAAATTCAGGTATGCGTTTGCCTCAACAAAATGACAGGGGCTTCCAACATGCAAATTCAAGAACCACCAACTTTGTCCAATATCTCTTCTTTAACTTAAAAGTGTCATCACAACACTCTAGCAACATTTCTTCATCTAGAAAGAATATCGTAATGAATACATGATCTTGAACGATAGATTTGGTCACATCATTCACAGAATTATCTAGGAGTGGGATGATATGCTGACGCCATCACCTGGATCAGCTTGTCTCCAGTTTTGATCAGTTGAAGCTTAACTTCTCTCCTCCCAGGGTTAAGTGTAATGCATCTACCACCAAAAATTATCTCACCAGGGATTTCACCAGCTTCTACAGGAGGAAATTTCCAATGAAGGCACTGCAAAACAACACATTTTATCACGTCAGAATTTCAATAGCATTGGTTGTGTCCACACTGTGTTTCAGTCACTTCTAAGCAATAATTTGACACGCTGGTTTTCTCTGTTATTATCAGATTTGGGAGGCTAGAAATCCAATAATTTTCCAGGTACTCCTGTTAGAGTTGGTGTGGTGGTGGCTATAGTTGTAGACATAGTTTTTAGCTGCATCATGGTGCTAAATTTCAACTAGAAAAACAAATTACGAGCTTGAACTTAATGGGGGGCATTGATCATcacttttttcaatttcattggTCGACCCAAGATGTACAGCTTCCTGAataatttattcattttcgtTGACTGAAACAAAGTTCTTTTCTGATGTATACTGAGGTCCCCCCCTCCTGGCGGCAGCACTACATACCTTGGTTAATAAGATCTACAAATCAGCTTTGcaaaccaccaaaaaaaaacacatataTATAAAACGAAAAGGAACATATAACAGGACTTGCATTCTAATTGTCCAGTGGCTGTGAAGCTCAAGGAAATTAAAAGCCGAACAAGATCTTCAAATACTAAAAGCTGCAGCGATTTGTGTTGCTGCAGTGTTTTTATATGATTTTTTCACTTATAGCAACCACTGAATGACTTTGATTTCTGGCAGCATTGGATAAGCAAGGAACGAGAATTAAAATCTGATGTCATGTATTTAGATGATTTCTAGATTTATAGACTTATTTGATGGAAAAAAGTTCCAAGCTTTTTAACATTGGTGCATCCGTGTAATTTTTGACTAAAGGATTAGCAATTACTCTTATGCAACAGATTAGATCGTGTCTGCTTGGGCTTATAACACTTGAAACTATCTCAACAGTAATGAGCATAAACAGTGGCAAAACAGGCCTTTTCAAGATGTTGAAGGTGGCCTGCTAGAAGCACGGGTGGCAATAAATTGAGCTGGTCAGGGGCAGCTTGTTCAAATCCTCGAGTCGAAATGGAAGAGAAGGTGCAGAGGCCCCGTCCTGAGCCTACACACGTGGCAGCTCAGGGAGGCCGGAGTTGGGCTTAGACCCCGGGCCCATGGGAACCGTCCCGGGGCACTCCGCTGCTAGGGCTCCAAGGGGTTCCAGGAAATGATCCCGCAGAGGGCGGGAAGAATCCCCCTCAGCGTGGGATTGAAACTATCCCGGGCAGGTCCCGAtacgtacggaggtcggactcccaAGTAGGTATAAATAATAACGCACACCGACTGCATAAGGTACGCTAACTATTGGCCACACACTCCCAACAGCTTTAATCTCTGGGAACTCTACTCAtcggaaaactaacttgaccgttggagtgccctcggggacaacCTCGGGGCTCCGCTGCTAGTCACCCTAGGGACCACCTTTTGTTTGTTTTACAGGGTTGGAACAcgctcttctcatcagcacgtcgagttcatcaggtcagctcggtccggggaagctcagcgcttcttcagttggcgccgtctgtgggaaccgAAAGGTACGTGTAGTTGTGTTGATGGCGAGAACGCGTTCCAAGTGCACCATGGAGAACACCGATCTCGGAGCCGGCGAGGGGTCCCGGTGAAGGGAGGACATAATTCGGCAAGCGGAGACAGCAAATCCGCTTTGAGGGGTCTCAGCCCTTTCAGGAGAGCGGAAACAGCAAATCCTCCAGTTCGTAACGGAGAACCTCCCCATGCTGGAGGACATAATTCACCAAGAAAAGGAGGGGGGCGAGGCCGGGGGCGCACAAACCTCCAAGGCGAAGGGGAAAGATAGGGAATCAGCTCCCGTTCCCTCAGAGGATGAGTCACGGGACCAGCCCCGCAAGAGGAAACGGCCATGGACTCCCCCTCGGCCGCGGACCTCGGTGGTCGGGGATAGCGAGAGGTATTCTCGCGACCGGTCCGCTGGGGGCCGACCAAGGAATCCCTCCTCGTGGAAGCTTACGCGGAACGAGCCTGAACGTTCCCCGCCCGATCTATCAAGAGCCGGCCACGGGACCCTCCCCAGTGGAAGCCTGTCCGGGATGAGTTCGAGCAGATCCTACGGCCGCAATTGTACGAAGACAACTACACAGCCTCGCCCTTTACCCGAAGGATAGAGGACTACCCGCTACCTTGGAGGTTCAAGATCCCGAACATTGAGCTGTATGACGCTTCGACCGATCCGGAGGACCACCTCTCAGTCTTCCTGACGCACATGCGTCTGCAGACCGCAGCAGATGAAATCCGCTGCAAGACCTTCCCCATGTTTCTGAAGGGGAGGGCCCGGCTCTGGTTCCAAGGTCTGGCACCGGAGTCCATCCGAAGTTTCCCCGAACTGGCTCGGCAGTTTGTCGCCCAGTTCGTCTTTTCGAAGACTTATTCGAAGAACGCGGCTCACCAGATGGCGATTAGGCAGAAGTCGGACGAGTCCTTGAGGAATTTCATGGCCCGCTTCTACACGGAGAGCCTGCATATCAGGGACAGGGACGAAAAGGTGGTGATGGCCGCATTTATGAACGGGCTCAGGACAGAGGAGCTCTTCTACAAGCTGGCCGAGAAGCCACCTGGAGACCTGGAGGAGCTCCTGACCAGAGCGCACGCAGCCGCTAATGCCGAGGAAGAGGCACACCTGAAGAGAGAGTCGGATCGGGAGCTCAGAGATCGGAGAAAACGGGGGAACCCCCTTGAAAATAGGGACGGACCGGCCAAGAAGAACGTGTTTGACCGGCTCTCAAAGGAGAAAGCCCCCGCTCAGTCGCCGCTTCCGGAAAAAGGGTACACTCCCCTGACTCGGCCCAGGGCCCAGATCCTGGCTGTCATGGAGACGGGGGGCCTAGGGCAACGGCCGCCTAAGATGGGGACACCCGGAACAAGAGAAATCAGGACCGGTACTGTGCCTTCCACCGTGACGTCGGACATGACACGAAAGGGTGCTGGGCACTGCGAAAAGAGATCGAGAATCTGATCCAGCGCGGTTTCTTGGGGCGATTCGTGCGGCAAGGTCGACCGGGCCAGGAGCCGGGGCGCACCTACCGCGGAGACAGGGACGAGGGCCAGCGTCGCGACCGCCCTGAGCGGCGTGACGTTCCTCAGGGCAACTCCCCCGACCAGGACACCCAGAACTTAGCGGGGGTGATAAACACCATCGCTGGGGGCCCCACGGGGGGGGACAGCAATGCAGCTCGGAAGAATAGGCGACCTTCCCCCGAAGGGGATGATTCCCTGAAGCGCTTGCGCATGGATGAGGAGATCACCTTCGGACCAAGGGATGCGGTTCCCCTGTCGTCTGGAAACCACGAGGCCATCGTAATAGACGTCGTGGCCAATAACTATCGGGTGAAGAGGTGTACGTCAACCAAGGGAGTGCGGTGGACATCCTGTTTTATCGGGTGTTCAAGGAGCTCGGCATAGAGGATGGACAGTTGACCCCGGTTTGGACACCCCTGGTGGGCTTCACCGGACCGCCCATCAACCCGGAGGGGATGATCACCCTGATGGTCACGGTAGGGCAGGTGCCCAAATGCCGGACCATCCCTGTCAATTTCATGGTGGTCAAGCAGCAATCCCCGTACAACATATTCTTGGGTCGGTCCGCCTTGAACGCCCTCCGAGCTATTCCCTCTTCGCTCCACCTCAGCGTTAAATTCTTCACCCCGGGAGGAATAGCCGAGGTGCATGGGGATCCCGCGGTGGCCAGAGCTCGCTACTTGGCCATGCTCCGGGGACAGGAGAAGGTGGTCGCCCAGACGACCAGTTTGGAGCCCTATATTTCGGGGGAGGAGGCTCGGCAGTTGGGCACCCAGAACGAGGTCGAGGAGTTCCCCTTGATGGAGGACAGGCCTGACCGGGTCCTCCGCATCGGCGCATCGTTACCCTCCGAGGAGAAGGAGGGTTTGAAAGCCCTATTATGGGAATACTCTCAGGTCTTCGCGTGGACGGTTGAGAACATGCCCGGGATTCCGACTGACCTGGCTATCCACCACCTCAAGCAAGTGAAGCAGAAGAAGAGAAGCTTCGCCCCGGAAAGGAATGAGGTGATCAAGAAGGAGGTCGGCAAGCTGCTGGAATCCAAGATCATCCTAGAGGTGTATTACCCGACCTGGTTAGCCAATCCTGTCCTGGTTAAGAAGGAGGACCAGTCCTGGAGGATGTGTGTGGACTTTATAGATCTCAATAAGGCCTGCCCAAAGGACTGCTTCCCCTTGCCGATGATCAACAGGTTAGTAGACTCTACTGTGGGTTTTGACGTCTTGTGttttgtaaggatcgaagacaaccaatcgaaaagccaatcaataagcaattaaaagattgcaatataacaataagtaaaaggaaagaattgcaaaccaattaactacccagctcctcttgagctttaaacaagctacttcaaattgatgaattacaatcactcttgtgtacaaaggaaggttcacctcctccttgccccgaactccctcggtcaagccaggacgttttactatccctcaggacaaccctcacagagctacactcatgaaagattcactcacaaatgaaaagcttacaatgaacctcataccactaagactacaaatcttctttgaagagtattttctcactaaaatctctctagatcttttgtatcttcagtgtgccaaagttatttgaagtgtctgaccaaccactatttatataggaccaagaaagtgtctcattaaagcttccaacggatagaaagtagctgaagagtcaactagccgttggagtgtcggacgtccgatagccctgttttatgcgtccgacagcaggcagtgagtttcagagatttttttcaattctttcggacgtccggtgcaagctctttgtgcgtccgacagcaaacaaacagatttgagaaattatcttgtttctatcggacgtccggtagagacatattcagcgtccgatagtttcgtcgacttcgaaggatcctatcggacgtccgaagcatgcgtccgaagttgtgcaatgattatcggacgtccgatcctgacttcttgagcgtccgacagtttcagtatactttgtcatctttcaattgtacttgatctttggaactaatttgcttcataactgaatagatcttttaagagacattagtaacatccatttgttttgtaaacatcaaaagatagggatcaaaatCAACATGTTTCATGAATGCCTTCAAGGGATACCACCAGATAGAGATGGCCGAAGAAGACCGGGAGAAGACTTCCTTCATCACTGAGGAAGGAACTTACTGCTACCGGATCATGCTGTTTGGGCTAAAAAACGCCGGAGCTACCTACCAGCGTCTGGTCAACAAATTGTTCCAAAATCAGATCGGCAAGAgtatggaggtctacgtggacgATATGATCGTCAAGAGTCGAACAGACCGGCGACTCATTCCCGACCTGAGGGAGACATTGGACATCCTACGGGAGAGCCGGATGCGACTGAACCCGAAGAAATGCACCTTCGAGGTTAGGTCGGGAAGGttcctagggtttttggtgTCCCGAGAGGGGATCCGGGCCAACCCGGATAAACTCCAGGCCATCATGAACATGACCCCACCAAGGAACGTGAAGGAGGTCCAGCGGCTCACTGGAAGGATGGCTGCCCTGAACAGGTTCCTCTCGCGTTCCACGGTGAGGGGGCTCCCCTTTTTTCTGGTCCTGAAGACGCCTAAGGACTTTCAATGGATCGAGAAATGCCAGAAGGCCTTCACTGACTTGAAAGCATATCTGGCTGAGCTGTCCACTCAGACCGCCCCAGAGCAGGGGGAAACCCAGTTCCTATACTTGTCTGCTTGCGACGAGGCCGTTAGCGCGATTTTGGTGCGGGAAGACAGGGGGGCTCAGAAGCCGGTTTATTACGTCAGCCGTGCGCTACAAGGGCCGAAAACGCGGTACACACCGGCTGAAAAATTGGTCCTGGCCCTGGTGCACGCCGCCCGGAAACTCCGTCCCTACTTCCAGACCCACAGCATTGTTGTCATGACTGATCAGCCCTTACGACAGATACTCTCCAAGCCTGAGGTCTCGGGCCGGATGACCAAGTCGGCCGTCGAGCTGGCAGAGCACGACATCGGCTATCAGCCCCGAACCGCTATCAAAGCTCACGCCCTGGCAGACTTCCTTGCTGAGGGAGCCAACTTATCCCTGGCCGAGCAGATCTCTCCGCTCAAGGAGGCACGGCCGGGAGAGCCGTGGATACTGTTCGTGGACGGGGCCTCGAGCAAGGAAGAGAGCGGAATCGGCCTCCTGCTCATCTCGCCCACCGGGGAGGAGCTGACCTACGCGCTCAGATTTGACTTCCCGACATCCAAAAACGAGGCGGAGTACGAAGCCCTATTAACTGGATTGCGGATAGCCCACCGGATTGGTATAATTGCGATCAAAGCTCGGAGTGACTCCCAGCTCGTAGTCCACCAAGTTTGCGGGGAGTACGAGGCCAAGGAAGATATCATGAAAAAATACTTGGCTAAAGTAGGAGAGGTGATGACCCTGTTTGATGTTTTCGAAATCGAGCAGGTGCCGAGGTCACAGAACAAGCGCGCGGACGCCCTGTCGAAACTGGCGTcctcctcgtttgctcacctgagcAAGGaagttttggtggaggtagt
The DNA window shown above is from Coffea arabica cultivar ET-39 chromosome 5e, Coffea Arabica ET-39 HiFi, whole genome shotgun sequence and carries:
- the LOC113687215 gene encoding probable F-box protein At1g65740, whose translation is MEKTSNWGSLTDLLLDSILKKLVSLIDYVRFSAVCKHWCAVAADPNMEKLHIETSANNQLPLLMIPTIKGSGKTRTLYNLSHGKANYDVELSVPLHRRCCGSSRGWLAFAMDDLSITLFNPFTGARIDLPRLVLKTPDYDAEYFVKKVVLLANPITNPEYEVAVIYGDMHQLAFIKAGYEKSWSFIELDYWKITIEDFVASKEFVVSDVIYHKGIIRCVNYHNRISNDTQGKEYSRLKRVKNLGGDALFLGDNHSMSVLASEFPGCRPNLIYFTDDYIENFYRYGPRDMAIFNLKDESIESHYVPNLMDKIMPPPVWITPTPAISNSAEETWSEYGEKETEKKGNKEETLECQIA